From Candidatus Amoebophilus asiaticus 5a2, the proteins below share one genomic window:
- a CDS encoding KGG domain-containing protein, with translation MENRNNNNTKANTQNQNTNEHTGRQGFASMPHDKVVEIASKGGHASHKNTNSKTEDNRTSGNQNKGSHTTSRSGK, from the coding sequence ATGGAAAACAGAAATAACAACAACACAAAAGCAAATACACAAAATCAAAATACTAATGAACATACTGGTAGACAAGGTTTTGCTTCTATGCCTCATGATAAGGTAGTAGAAATTGCTAGTAAAGGTGGCCATGCGTCCCACAAGAATACTAATAGCAAGACAGAAGACAATAGAACTTCTGGAAATCAGAATAAAGGAAGCCATACTACATCACGTAGCGGCAAGTAA